One region of Salinirubrum litoreum genomic DNA includes:
- a CDS encoding 30S ribosomal protein S13, translating to MSAEEPEGDAPEDDENLRYFVRIGQTDLDGTKSVERSLTDMNGIGKRTARIVAEKSGVDRHATFGRLDDDEIDAVVEAVESFADDVPAWLTNRRNDFFSGETTHEIGNELSLTRQQDINRMKMINSYKGVRHKRGQKVRGQRTKSTGRTEGTIGVNVEAIKEEQAAEAEGDEE from the coding sequence ATGAGTGCAGAAGAACCAGAGGGCGACGCACCCGAGGACGACGAGAACCTTCGCTACTTCGTCAGAATCGGCCAGACCGACCTCGACGGCACGAAGTCGGTCGAGCGAAGCCTCACAGACATGAACGGTATCGGCAAACGAACCGCACGTATCGTCGCCGAGAAGTCCGGCGTGGACCGTCACGCGACCTTCGGACGACTCGACGACGACGAGATCGACGCCGTCGTAGAGGCGGTCGAGAGCTTCGCCGACGACGTGCCGGCGTGGCTCACGAACCGTCGCAACGACTTCTTCTCGGGGGAGACGACCCACGAGATCGGCAACGAACTCAGCCTCACCCGGCAGCAGGACATCAACCGGATGAAGATGATCAACTCCTACAAGGGCGTCCGGCACAAGCGCGGACAGAAGGTCCGTGGCCAGCGCACGAAGTCCACCGGGCGGACCGAGGGGACCATCGGCGTCAACGTCGAGGCGATCAAGGAAGAACAGGCCGCCGAGGCCGAAGGGGATGAGGAATAA
- a CDS encoding DNA-directed RNA polymerase subunit K, producing MMQRYNRYEKARILGARALQVSYGAPVLIDTDENEPILIAAEEYDRGVLPFTVKREGAQ from the coding sequence ATGATGCAACGCTACAACCGCTACGAGAAGGCCCGCATCCTCGGGGCACGCGCCCTGCAGGTGTCGTACGGCGCGCCGGTCCTGATCGACACCGACGAGAACGAGCCGATCCTGATCGCCGCCGAGGAGTACGACCGGGGTGTGCTGCCCTTCACCGTCAAACGGGAGGGGGCACAGTGA
- a CDS encoding 50S ribosomal protein L13, with protein MSLAEFDADVVVDARDCIMGRVASNVAQRALAGETVAVVNAEQAVITGSDEDVMGVYRKRADVGSDSGPYYPKRPDRIFKRAIRGMVPYKETRGREAFENVRVYVGNPHDYDAEVLDETSLDRLSNIKFISLGEISENLGANVTW; from the coding sequence ATGAGTCTGGCAGAGTTCGACGCCGACGTGGTCGTGGACGCCCGCGACTGCATCATGGGTCGTGTCGCCTCGAACGTCGCCCAGCGCGCGCTCGCCGGCGAGACGGTCGCGGTCGTCAACGCCGAACAGGCGGTCATCACCGGCTCCGACGAGGACGTGATGGGCGTCTACCGGAAGCGCGCCGACGTGGGCTCGGACAGCGGGCCGTACTACCCGAAGCGTCCGGACCGCATCTTCAAGCGCGCGATTCGCGGCATGGTGCCGTACAAGGAGACGCGCGGACGCGAGGCCTTCGAGAACGTGCGCGTCTACGTGGGCAACCCCCACGACTACGACGCGGAGGTACTCGACGAGACCTCGCTGGACCGACTGTCGAACATCAAGTTCATCTCGCTGGGCGAGATCAGCGAGAACCTCGGAGCGAACGTCACATGGTAA
- a CDS encoding DNA-directed RNA polymerase subunit D, whose protein sequence is MSQDFEVEFIERGERETRFLVRGLTPAFANGIRRAMVADVPTLSIDTVRFVENSSVMFDEMIALRLGLVPLTTPLDDYEVGDEVTLAMDVQGPATAYSGDLESSDNLVQPADEHVPIIELKEDQRLEFEADAVLDTGKDHAKHQGGVAVGYRHLQRVEVVGDADEFEESEPNILRGVIETEDGDLVPTSEFDHDLTTRYPDEEITVTDVPNAFVFHVESDGSVPADELVLRAVESIGLRADELREKVAV, encoded by the coding sequence ATGAGTCAGGACTTCGAGGTCGAGTTCATCGAACGCGGCGAACGCGAGACGCGGTTCCTCGTCAGAGGGCTGACGCCGGCGTTCGCCAACGGCATCCGACGCGCGATGGTGGCAGACGTGCCCACCCTCTCCATCGACACCGTCCGGTTCGTGGAGAACTCGTCGGTGATGTTCGACGAGATGATCGCGCTCCGCCTGGGACTCGTCCCGCTCACCACGCCGCTCGACGACTACGAGGTCGGCGACGAGGTGACGCTGGCGATGGACGTGCAGGGGCCGGCGACGGCCTACTCCGGCGATCTGGAGAGTTCCGACAACCTCGTCCAGCCAGCCGACGAGCACGTCCCCATCATCGAACTCAAAGAGGACCAGCGGCTGGAGTTCGAGGCCGACGCGGTGCTCGACACCGGGAAGGACCACGCCAAACACCAGGGCGGCGTGGCCGTCGGCTACCGACACCTCCAGCGTGTCGAGGTCGTCGGTGACGCAGACGAGTTCGAGGAGTCGGAGCCGAACATCCTCCGTGGCGTCATCGAGACCGAGGACGGCGACCTGGTGCCGACCAGCGAGTTCGACCACGATCTGACGACGCGGTACCCCGACGAGGAGATCACGGTGACGGACGTGCCGAACGCGTTCGTCTTCCACGTCGAGTCGGACGGCTCCGTGCCGGCCGACGAACTGGTGCTCCGGGCGGTCGAGTCCATCGGACTCCGCGCGGACGAACTACGAGAGAAAGTCGCAGTCTGA
- a CDS encoding 50S ribosomal protein L18e: protein MSSKTNPRLQGLIAELKTVSRESDANVWQDVADRLAKPRRTHAEVNLGRIERYAEADETVVVPGKVLGSGVLEKNVTVAAVDFSGTARKKIDQVGDAVSLEEFAEQNPEGSNVRVIR, encoded by the coding sequence ATGAGTAGCAAGACCAATCCGAGACTTCAGGGTCTCATCGCCGAGCTGAAGACGGTCTCGCGCGAGTCCGACGCCAACGTGTGGCAGGACGTCGCCGACCGTCTGGCAAAGCCCCGGCGCACCCATGCCGAGGTCAATCTCGGCCGGATCGAGCGCTACGCCGAAGCCGACGAGACGGTCGTCGTGCCCGGCAAGGTGCTCGGTAGCGGTGTGCTCGAGAAGAACGTCACCGTCGCCGCCGTCGACTTCTCCGGGACCGCCCGGAAGAAGATCGACCAGGTGGGCGACGCGGTATCGCTCGAAGAGTTCGCAGAACAGAACCCAGAGGGTTCGAACGTGCGGGTGATTCGATGA
- a CDS encoding DNA-directed RNA polymerase subunit N, with product MMIPVRCFTCGNVIGEHWEEFRARAREGDEDPGEVLDDLGVDRHCCRRMMVSHKDLVDVVSPYQ from the coding sequence ATGATGATTCCAGTCCGGTGTTTCACCTGCGGCAACGTCATCGGTGAACACTGGGAGGAGTTCCGTGCTCGCGCCCGCGAGGGGGACGAGGACCCCGGCGAGGTCCTCGACGACCTCGGGGTCGACCGTCACTGCTGTCGCCGCATGATGGTCTCGCACAAGGACCTCGTCGACGTCGTCTCTCCGTACCAATGA
- a CDS encoding 30S ribosomal protein S11, whose amino-acid sequence MSEAEGGKWGIAHVHASFNNTLITVTDQTGAETIAKSSGGTVVKQNRDEASPYAAMQMAEVVADEVKAAGIEGVHVRVRGPGGNGNKSPGPGAQATIRALARAGLEIGRIEDVTPIPHDGTRAPKNMRL is encoded by the coding sequence ATGAGCGAGGCAGAGGGTGGCAAGTGGGGCATCGCCCACGTCCACGCGTCGTTCAACAACACGCTGATCACCGTCACCGACCAGACCGGCGCGGAGACGATCGCGAAGTCCTCCGGCGGGACGGTCGTGAAGCAGAACCGCGACGAGGCGTCGCCGTACGCCGCCATGCAGATGGCCGAAGTCGTCGCCGACGAGGTGAAGGCCGCAGGTATCGAGGGCGTCCACGTCCGCGTGCGCGGTCCCGGTGGGAACGGCAACAAGTCCCCCGGTCCCGGCGCGCAGGCGACGATCCGGGCGCTCGCTCGTGCAGGACTGGAGATCGGTCGCATCGAGGACGTGACCCCGATCCCGCACGACGGCACCCGAGCGCCGAAGAACATGCGCCTCTAA
- the eno gene encoding phosphopyruvate hydratase, producing MTRITGVRLRRILDSRGNATVEADVLTESGGFGRAAAPSGASTGEYEALELPPSEAIAAARKHAIPRLVDEAFAGDQRSVDGALRAADGTDDFSEIGANSAVAISMAAAKAGADVLGAPLYQHLGGAFRGENFPIPLGNVIGGGEHAKEATHIQEFLAAPVGAPSVSDAVFANAQVHGRVSELLDERDLPAGKGDEGAWAPPVSDAEAFDLMEEAVADVADDLGFEIKFGLDMAAAELYDDEEDGYVYGDDVKSTAEQIDYVADMVEEYDLAYVEDPLDEDDYEGFAELTDRVGDQTLICGDDLFVTNVARLQDGIDAGAANSILIKPNQIGTLTDAFDAIELANRNGYDAVVSHRSGETTDATIAHLAVATDAPFIKTGTVGGERTAKLNELIRIAEDAT from the coding sequence GTGACCCGAATCACCGGCGTCCGACTGCGCCGCATCCTCGACTCGCGCGGCAACGCCACCGTCGAGGCGGACGTGCTCACCGAGTCCGGCGGCTTTGGCCGCGCGGCCGCACCCTCGGGTGCGAGTACCGGCGAGTACGAGGCGCTCGAACTGCCGCCGTCGGAGGCCATCGCGGCCGCCCGGAAACACGCCATCCCGCGGCTCGTCGACGAGGCGTTCGCCGGCGACCAGCGGTCGGTCGACGGCGCGCTCCGCGCGGCAGACGGCACCGACGACTTCTCCGAGATCGGTGCGAACTCGGCGGTCGCCATCTCGATGGCCGCCGCGAAGGCCGGTGCCGACGTGCTCGGTGCGCCGCTGTACCAGCACCTCGGCGGCGCGTTCCGCGGCGAGAACTTCCCGATCCCGCTGGGCAACGTCATCGGCGGCGGGGAGCACGCCAAGGAGGCGACCCACATCCAGGAGTTCCTCGCGGCACCGGTCGGTGCGCCGTCGGTCTCCGACGCCGTCTTCGCCAACGCGCAGGTCCACGGTCGGGTCTCCGAGTTGCTCGACGAGCGCGACCTGCCCGCCGGCAAGGGCGACGAGGGTGCCTGGGCACCGCCGGTCTCCGACGCCGAAGCGTTCGACCTGATGGAGGAGGCCGTCGCCGACGTGGCCGACGACCTCGGGTTCGAGATCAAGTTCGGGCTGGACATGGCCGCCGCCGAGTTGTACGACGACGAGGAAGACGGCTACGTCTACGGCGACGACGTGAAGTCCACCGCCGAGCAGATCGACTACGTGGCCGACATGGTCGAGGAGTACGACCTGGCCTACGTCGAGGACCCGCTGGACGAGGACGACTACGAGGGCTTCGCCGAGTTGACGGACCGGGTCGGCGACCAGACGCTCATCTGCGGCGACGACCTGTTCGTCACGAACGTCGCCCGCCTGCAGGACGGTATCGACGCCGGCGCGGCCAACTCCATCCTGATCAAGCCGAACCAGATCGGGACCCTGACCGACGCCTTCGACGCCATCGAACTGGCGAACCGGAACGGCTACGACGCCGTCGTCTCCCACCGGTCCGGCGAGACCACCGACGCCACCATCGCACACCTCGCCGTCGCGACCGACGCCCCGTTCATCAAGACCGGGACCGTCGGCGGCGAGCGCACCGCCAAGCTGAACGAACTCATCCGCATCGCGGAGGACGCCACATGA
- a CDS encoding 30S ribosomal protein S4: MATGKNTKFYETPNHPYQGERIAQEADLLGRYGLKNKEELWRAQSQLRSYRREARRLLGEAQGDADRANELGADFLARLTRYGILSEEEGIDQILSLDVTDVLERRLQTVAYRKGLGHTPKQARQFIVHGHVTVDGARVTIPSQKIETALEGTVAFDETSPLADDLHPERAEGQQ, from the coding sequence ATGGCGACAGGCAAGAACACCAAGTTCTACGAGACCCCGAACCACCCCTACCAGGGTGAGCGCATCGCACAGGAGGCCGACCTGCTGGGTCGGTACGGCCTGAAGAACAAGGAGGAACTGTGGCGCGCACAGTCCCAGCTTCGCTCCTACCGCCGCGAGGCCCGCCGACTGCTCGGCGAGGCACAGGGTGACGCGGACCGCGCCAACGAACTCGGCGCGGACTTCCTCGCCCGCCTGACGCGGTACGGCATCCTGAGCGAGGAGGAGGGTATCGACCAGATCCTCTCGCTCGACGTGACGGACGTCCTCGAACGACGTCTCCAGACCGTCGCCTACCGCAAGGGCCTCGGCCACACGCCGAAGCAGGCGCGACAGTTCATCGTCCACGGCCACGTCACGGTCGACGGCGCGCGTGTCACCATCCCGTCGCAGAAGATCGAGACGGCGCTGGAGGGCACCGTCGCCTTCGACGAGACGAGTCCGCTCGCGGACGACCTGCATCCTGAGCGCGCGGAGGGTCAGCAATGA
- the rpsB gene encoding 30S ribosomal protein S2: MSENETAAEEPEETEAVADEATEDVAEETPAETTEEAPAEAAADEAAPEAEEDEEESMFDEDVMPDDEADLLIPVEDYLGAGVHIGTQQKTKDMERFIHRVRTDGLYVLDVSQTDSRIRTAADFLANYDPEQVLVTSSRQYGRFPAEKFAEAVGARARTGRFIPGTLTNPDYNGYIEPDVVVVTDPIGDAQAVKEAITVGIPVIAMCDSNNQVSNVDLVVPTNNKGRRALSVVYWLLANETLDRRGADTVYALEDFEADI, from the coding sequence ATGAGCGAGAACGAGACAGCGGCCGAGGAACCCGAGGAGACCGAGGCGGTGGCCGACGAGGCCACCGAAGACGTCGCCGAGGAGACGCCGGCCGAGACGACCGAGGAAGCGCCCGCCGAGGCGGCGGCCGACGAGGCCGCCCCGGAGGCCGAAGAAGACGAGGAGGAGTCGATGTTCGACGAGGACGTCATGCCGGACGACGAGGCAGACCTCCTCATCCCCGTCGAGGACTACCTCGGCGCGGGGGTCCACATCGGGACCCAGCAGAAGACGAAGGACATGGAGCGGTTCATCCACCGCGTCCGGACCGACGGCCTCTACGTGCTCGACGTGAGCCAGACGGACAGCCGCATCCGGACGGCGGCGGACTTCCTCGCCAACTACGACCCGGAGCAGGTGCTCGTCACCTCCTCCCGGCAGTACGGTCGGTTCCCGGCCGAGAAGTTCGCGGAGGCCGTCGGGGCACGCGCCCGGACCGGTCGCTTCATCCCCGGCACGCTGACGAACCCGGACTACAACGGGTACATCGAACCGGACGTCGTCGTCGTCACCGACCCCATCGGGGACGCGCAGGCGGTCAAGGAGGCCATCACGGTCGGCATCCCGGTCATCGCCATGTGTGACTCGAACAACCAGGTCAGCAACGTCGACCTGGTCGTCCCGACCAACAACAAGGGTCGCCGCGCCCTGTCGGTCGTCTACTGGCTGCTCGCCAACGAGACGCTCGACCGCCGCGGTGCCGACACCGTCTACGCCCTCGAAGACTTCGAGGCGGACATCTGA
- a CDS encoding 30S ribosomal protein S9, with translation MVTNTSGKKKTAIARATVQDGEGRVRINSQPVELTEPEVARLKMLEPFRIAGEDLRSQVDIDVRVNGGGFAGQADAVRTAVARGLVQHLNDAELRDAYMEFDRSLLVNDVRQSEPKKWGGPGARARYQKSYR, from the coding sequence ATGGTAACGAACACGAGCGGCAAGAAGAAGACGGCCATCGCCCGCGCCACCGTGCAGGACGGCGAGGGGCGAGTGCGTATCAACTCCCAGCCGGTCGAACTGACCGAGCCGGAGGTCGCCCGCCTGAAGATGCTGGAACCGTTCCGCATCGCCGGCGAGGACCTGCGCTCGCAGGTCGACATCGACGTGCGCGTCAACGGCGGCGGCTTCGCCGGACAGGCGGACGCCGTCCGGACCGCCGTCGCGCGCGGACTGGTGCAGCACCTGAACGACGCGGAACTGCGCGACGCCTACATGGAGTTCGACCGCTCGCTGCTGGTCAACGACGTGCGCCAGTCCGAGCCGAAGAAGTGGGGCGGACCTGGAGCGCGCGCCCGCTACCAGAAGTCCTACCGCTGA